A stretch of the Halomonas sp. CH40 genome encodes the following:
- the erpA gene encoding iron-sulfur cluster insertion protein ErpA translates to MSSAESFVPTPLLLSGSARTRIKALMSEEGKPDLKLRVYVTGGGCSGFQYGFDFAEDIAEDDTVIEFGDATLVVDPLSYQYLVGSTVDFEEGLAGARFRIQNPNATTTCGCGASFMV, encoded by the coding sequence ATGAGCAGTGCAGAATCCTTTGTCCCAACCCCTTTACTTCTATCCGGTAGTGCCCGCACACGCATCAAAGCGCTGATGTCAGAAGAAGGCAAACCTGACCTCAAGCTGCGCGTTTATGTGACCGGCGGCGGCTGTTCAGGATTCCAGTACGGGTTTGATTTTGCGGAAGATATTGCAGAAGACGACACCGTCATCGAATTCGGTGATGCGACCCTGGTGGTCGATCCACTCTCCTATCAGTATCTGGTAGGTTCAACGGTGGATTTTGAAGAAGGCCTGGCAGGTGCCCGTTTCCGTATTCAGAACCCGAATGCCACTACTACTTGTGGCTGCGGTGCATCCTTTATGGTTTAA
- the argC gene encoding N-acetyl-gamma-glutamyl-phosphate reductase, whose protein sequence is MIKVGIVGGTGYTGVELLRLLSQHPDVSVEAITSRSESGVNVADMYPNLRGHYDQLTFSEPNAEQLGAMDAVFFATPHGVAHALAGELLEKGTRVIDLSADFRLRDADEWSQWYDQPHGAPELLGEAVYGLPEMHRDAIRQARLIAVPGCYPTAVQLGYLPLLEAGLIDSEQLIADCKSGVTGAGRGAKVPSLLAEASESMKAYGAGGHRHLPEIRQGLGDIHGQAVQLTFVPHLTPMIRGIHATLYGQLNADPQDLQALFEARYANEPFVDVMPAGSHPETRSVKGINTCRLAVHRQGNTVIVLSVIDNLVKGASGQAIQNLNLMFGLPETHGLEAPALMP, encoded by the coding sequence GTTGTCGCAACATCCTGACGTCAGCGTTGAAGCCATTACCTCACGTTCCGAATCCGGCGTGAACGTCGCGGATATGTACCCAAACCTGCGCGGGCACTACGACCAGTTGACCTTTAGCGAACCCAATGCCGAACAGCTCGGCGCTATGGATGCGGTATTTTTTGCCACTCCCCATGGCGTGGCCCATGCCTTGGCAGGCGAACTGCTGGAGAAAGGCACTCGGGTGATTGATCTTTCCGCTGATTTTCGCCTCCGCGATGCGGATGAGTGGAGCCAATGGTATGACCAGCCCCACGGCGCCCCGGAACTGCTCGGGGAAGCAGTGTACGGGCTGCCTGAAATGCATCGCGACGCTATTCGCCAGGCGCGCCTGATTGCAGTGCCCGGCTGCTACCCCACCGCTGTTCAGTTGGGCTACTTACCGCTTTTGGAAGCAGGCCTGATTGACTCTGAGCAGCTGATTGCCGATTGCAAGTCTGGGGTAACCGGGGCAGGCCGAGGTGCCAAGGTGCCCTCACTGCTGGCTGAGGCCAGTGAGTCCATGAAAGCCTATGGTGCAGGAGGCCACCGCCATCTACCGGAAATCCGCCAGGGGCTGGGCGATATCCATGGCCAGGCGGTCCAGCTGACCTTTGTGCCCCATCTCACGCCAATGATTCGCGGTATCCACGCAACTCTCTACGGCCAGCTGAACGCTGATCCACAAGACCTCCAGGCGCTTTTTGAAGCACGCTACGCCAACGAACCCTTTGTCGATGTCATGCCTGCCGGCAGCCACCCGGAAACCCGCAGTGTCAAAGGCATCAATACCTGCCGTCTGGCGGTACATCGTCAGGGTAATACCGTCATCGTGTTATCGGTAATTGATAACCTGGTCAAAGGTGCCTCAGGGCAAGCCATCCAGAACCTTAACCTGATGTTTGGCCTGCCTGAAACCCACGGCCTTGAAGCACCGGCGTTGATGCCCTGA